The genomic DNA GTGTACAATTGTTATATCTACAGTTTTTTGAAAGTTCGAAAATTTCAGGGAAAAAATGAAAAAGTTCTTCTTTTTGCATATCAAAAACGCCGAATCCTTTAATCCCGGGAGTATCTACTATAAATCCTCCTTCACTAAGTTCAAACATCTCGGAGAAAGTGGTAGTATGTTTTCCTTTTTTATGATAGTCGGAGATATCTCCTGTTTTTAAATTTAAACTTTCATCAATAGAATTTAATATAGTGGATTTTCCAACACCGGAATTTCCAACAAAAACATTTACTTTATTCTGCATTTTTTCTTTTAAAGAATCTATATTGATATTTTCTTTCGCTGAAATTTGAAAACAATTGTACCCGATTTTTTCGTAGATATTTTTTAGTTCGGTCAATTTACTCATCATTTTTTCGTTGTATAAATCTATTTTGTTGAAAACAATATTCACAGAAACCATATACGCTTCGGCAGTGGCAAGAAATCTATCAATAAAAATTGTGGTTGTTTTAGGAAAATCGATAGTAACTATTAG from Bacteroidota bacterium includes the following:
- the rsgA gene encoding ribosome small subunit-dependent GTPase A — its product is MEKALIVKSTGSWYKVRRKDGSTVNCKLKGNLRTKFIKSTNPVCVGDWVEFYINSSDGVGQITNIDDRKNYLVRRSINLSKNYQVIAANIDFAFLIVTIDFPKTTTIFIDRFLATAEAYMVSVNIVFNKIDLYNEKMMSKLTELKNIYEKIGYNCFQISAKENINIDSLKEKMQNKVNVFVGNSGVGKSTILNSIDESLNLKTGDISDYHKKGKHTTTFSEMFELSEGGFIVDTPGIKGFGVFDMQKEELFHFFPEIFELSKNCRYNNCTHIHEPQCAVKVGLKEKEISNSRYDSYLSLMNDNYDKYRINPL